In one window of Blastocatellia bacterium DNA:
- the rimI gene encoding ribosomal protein S18-alanine N-acetyltransferase, whose protein sequence is MNTDDLPEVVEIEELSHLSRWGAQGYARELALPERSILLVARPMEAHVPRRVLGFLCSTLVLDEWHIHNLATHPNFRRQGIARALLLHGRAMARERGARYALLEVRASNLPAQRLYQQLGFYVFHRRKGYYADPPEDALLMRCNLSETSTLEEIAP, encoded by the coding sequence ATGAACACGGACGATCTTCCGGAAGTGGTCGAGATCGAAGAGCTGTCCCATCTGAGTCGGTGGGGCGCCCAAGGATATGCGCGCGAACTCGCCTTGCCGGAGCGTTCGATCCTTCTCGTCGCACGGCCGATGGAGGCGCACGTTCCGCGCCGCGTCCTCGGTTTCCTCTGTTCTACCCTCGTGCTCGACGAATGGCACATCCACAACCTGGCGACGCATCCGAACTTCCGCCGCCAGGGCATCGCGCGCGCTTTGCTCCTTCACGGACGCGCAATGGCCCGAGAGCGCGGGGCGCGGTACGCCCTACTGGAAGTGCGCGCCTCCAATCTCCCAGCCCAACGACTGTATCAACAGCTCGGATTCTACGTGTTCCACCGCCGAAAGGGCTATTACGCGGATCCCCCTGAAGATGCCCTCCTGATGCGCTGCAACCTCTCTGAGACTTCGACATTGGAAGAAATTGCCCCTTGA